In Alphaproteobacteria bacterium, a single genomic region encodes these proteins:
- a CDS encoding acyl-CoA thioesterase — protein MRAAQSTDPAIKVIAMPKDANSDGDIFGGWILSMMDMAGGIAARKRAGTRVVTVAMDDVVFHKPVFVGDCVECHATVTKTGNTSISVHVETYVERKLDGARLKVTEGHFVFVAIGDDRQPVSVKKE, from the coding sequence ATGCGCGCCGCACAAAGCACTGATCCCGCCATTAAAGTGATTGCCATGCCCAAGGATGCCAATTCCGACGGGGATATATTTGGCGGCTGGATTTTAAGTATGATGGATATGGCCGGTGGCATTGCCGCCCGCAAACGTGCCGGCACTCGCGTGGTAACGGTGGCAATGGATGATGTAGTATTTCACAAGCCAGTATTTGTAGGCGATTGTGTGGAGTGCCATGCTACTGTAACTAAAACAGGCAATACCAGCATTTCGGTGCATGTAGAAACCTATGTGGAGCGTAAGCTGGATGGTGCGCGCTTGAAAGTAACAGAGGGACATTTTGTGTTTGTGGCCATTGGCGATGACCGGCAACCCGTAAGTGTGAAAAAGGAATAG